TAGTTTGATTTTAATTTGCGGACGATATGAAGGAGTAGATGAACGAGTAGCGAAAAATATCGCCGACGAGGAAATTTCAATAGGGGATTACGTTTTAACCGGCGGAGAAATTCCGGCAATGGCAGTAATTGATTCAGTCACGCGTTTAATTCCCGGAGCCTTGGGAAATGAAGAAAGTTCAAAAGACGAATCCCATAGCCAGGAAGGGTATCTCGAATATCCGCAATATACTCGCCCGGAAAATTTTAACGATTGGAAAGTTCCGGAAATTCTTCTTAGCGGAAATCATAAGGAGATAGAGAAGTGGAGAAAAAATAAATCGAAAATTTCTAATTAATCTAATCATTCTAATCGACCTGGGTAAAAACCATAAATAAAATTTTTAATTTCAAACTTTTAATTTTATAAATAATTTATAAATGTTTAAATTTATTTAAAAATTACAAAATTAAAAATTAAAAATTGTAAATTATTTTTTTTGTGAATACCAATAAATCAGACAATATATTATTATTTTCCGTTTTTGCGCTTTTGGCTTTCGGTTTGATTATGATCACCAGTGCTGGAGTGGTCTATTCCCAATCTCGTTTTGGCGATCAATATTATTTTTTTAAGCGCCAATTGATTTTTGGAATTCTTCCCGGACTCATTGCCTGTTATCTGTGCCAAAAAATAGATTATCACTACTGGAAAAAAATTTCTGTGCCGTTATTTTTCATTTCTCTTGTCGCGCTTGTTTTAGTTTTTGTTCCTGGATTTGGAGCGAGACTTTATGGCGCAAGCCGTTGGTTGCAATTGGGACCGATTTCTTTCCAGCCTTCGGAGATGGCTAAGCTCTCAATAATTATTTATCTCGCAGCTTGGCTAGAAAGCCGCGGAAACCATCGTATCAGAGATTTTTTTGAAGGTTTTTTGCCCTTTGTTGGAATTATGGCCATCATCGGATTTCTGATTATAAAACAGCCGGATATGGGAACCTTGGGGGTTATTGTTATGACTATGCTTATCATGTTTTTTTCTTCCGGTTCGAAATTGTCTCATCTTTTTTGGATGGCAATCGCAGGCATATCAAGTTTTTTTATATTAGTAAAAATAGAGCCATACAGATTAAATCGATTGATGATTTTTCTTAATCCCGATTTAGATCCTAGGGGAATCGGATATCACATAAGCCAGGCATTGCTTGCAGTCGGATCCGGTGGTATTTTGGGATTAGGGTTGGGACATAGCCG
The sequence above is a segment of the Parcubacteria group bacterium genome. Coding sequences within it:
- the ftsW gene encoding putative lipid II flippase FtsW, translating into MNTNKSDNILLFSVFALLAFGLIMITSAGVVYSQSRFGDQYYFFKRQLIFGILPGLIACYLCQKIDYHYWKKISVPLFFISLVALVLVFVPGFGARLYGASRWLQLGPISFQPSEMAKLSIIIYLAAWLESRGNHRIRDFFEGFLPFVGIMAIIGFLIIKQPDMGTLGVIVMTMLIMFFSSGSKLSHLFWMAIAGISSFFILVKIEPYRLNRLMIFLNPDLDPRGIGYHISQALLAVGSGGILGLGLGHSRQKFYYLPEPVGDSIFAVIGEELGIIGASVLVALFLVFALRGLKIAKSSSDDFGKLLGIGISSWVIIQAFINISAITAIIPLTGVPLPFISYGGTSIVFLLAGVGILLNISKQTRLES
- the trmD gene encoding tRNA (guanosine(37)-N1)-methyltransferase TrmD; this translates as MKRFDIITIFPQIFESYFGESIVKRAREKKLIDINIVNLRDFTNDKHNTVDDTPFGGGAGMVLKVEPIYKAVEFIKPKVNPSAGGRKPRVIIFSAKGKRYTQADAARLSKYDSLILICGRYEGVDERVAKNIADEEISIGDYVLTGGEIPAMAVIDSVTRLIPGALGNEESSKDESHSQEGYLEYPQYTRPENFNDWKVPEILLSGNHKEIEKWRKNKSKISN